One Periplaneta americana isolate PAMFEO1 chromosome 8, P.americana_PAMFEO1_priV1, whole genome shotgun sequence genomic region harbors:
- the LOC138705134 gene encoding facilitated trehalose transporter Tret1-like encodes MSNIDTQNDAGELRKKKWKSKLRQIIAASAVNLSTVAYAMAMAWPTPSLPLLRSGKPLLDGRIISAEEEAWMGSVVFLGALVSSPISSYVSQRYGRKIAGYSIVIPFIVSWLFIVFSESLYLFYVSRFVLGMCSGGVLVFGPMYVGEISEDSIRGALGTLRAALGLVAFIFMYAVGPVISIKYMATICVFMPIVFAIAYYWMPESPLYLMKNGRSQEAMKSLLWLRSGDVHAAEMEMMKLTVVVKESENVTTSIISLISSRGTRRALIICLVLGASQQLSGVYVVLNYAVSIFELSGSSVEPNTATVILAAVQLIGSIAAIFLMDVAGRRILMISSQTIMFMSLGGLGTYFFFQEQDYDLTSVGFLPVMCLGIYLFFLAIGLGSMVYVVMAELFNPQARGIATTVTTMTVWLMAFLSTKFYINIVDLLGLHGCYWLFACVSIACAVFTMIMVPETKNRSLDSILRELNGKGSKSDDEIKGELASESKVS; translated from the coding sequence TAAATTTATCAACAGTAGCTTATGCAATGGCGATGGCCTGGCCAACCCCATCACTGCCACTCCTCAGGTCAGGGAAACCACTTCTCGATGGAAGAATAATTTCTGCAGAAGAAGAAGCCTGGATGGGGTCAGTGGTATTTCTAGGAGCCCTCGTCTCTTCTCCCATCTCCAGCTACGTATCTCAGAGATACGGAAGAAAGATCGCAGGATACTCAATCGTCATACCTTTTATCGTAAGCTGGTTATTTATAGTATTCTCTGAATCACTGTATCTCTTCTACGTTTCAAGATTCGTCTTGGGCATGTGTTCCGGCGGAGTCCTCGTCTTCGGCCCAATGTATGTGGGTGAAATTTCTGAAGATAGCATCAGAGGTGCTCTTGGAACACTTCGTGCAGCATTAGGATTAGTAGCTTTTATATTCATGTACGCAGTTGGACCTGTGATATCCATTAAATACATGGCAACCATATGTGTATTTATGCCAATAGTTTTTGCAATTGCTTATTACTGGATGCCTGAATCGCCgttatatttaatgaaaaatggaAGATCTCAGGAAGCCATGAAATCTCTGTTGTGGTTACGTAGTGGTGACGTGCATGCAGCCGAGATGGAGATGATGAAGTTAACAGTTGTTGTGAAGGAAAGTGAAAATGTGACCACGTCCATCATAAGCTTGATATCGTCACGAGGTACACGACGAGCTTTGATAATATGTCTAGTTCTTGGGGCTTCCCAACAGCTGTCTGGAGTATACGTTGTCCTAAACTATGCCGTCAGTATTTTTGAACTGAGTGGTAGCTCAGTCGAACCAAATACTGCCACTGTAATTCTTGCAGCTGTACAATTAATTGGTTCTATTGCAGCTATATTTCTAATGGACGTTGCTGGCAGGCGAATTTTGATGATTTCGTCCCAAACAATTATGTTTATGTCTTTGGGAGGACTGGGAACCTATTTTTTCTTTCAGGAACAAGATTACgatctgacatctgtaggattCCTTCCAGTGATGTGTTTGGGTATTTACTTGTTCTTTTTGGCTATAGGATTAGGATCTATGGTATATGTCGTGATGGCAGAATTATTCAATCCACAAGCAAGAGGAATTGCTACAACAGTGACTACTATGACAGTATGGTTAATGGCATTTCTTAGTACAAAGTTTTATATCAATATTGTTGATCTATTGGGCTTACACGGATGTTATTGGTTATTTGCATGTGTTTCTATTGCTTGTGCGGTATTTACTATGATCATGGTACCCGAAACGAAGAACAGGAGTCTGGACTCCATTCTGCGTGAACTTAATGGTAAAGGCAGTAAAAGTGATGATGAAATCAAAGGAGAACTAGCAAGTGAATCAAAAGTATCCTAA